The Quercus lobata isolate SW786 unplaced genomic scaffold, ValleyOak3.0 Primary Assembly Scq3eQI_1903, whole genome shotgun sequence genome includes a window with the following:
- the LOC115973305 gene encoding zinc finger MYM-type protein 1-like, which translates to MPDEHTSKCPKLQSEEIDRDPGTRKQICEFPINKQDEIRRAYLIKGPYQPENIVCPYNDDTHRRRFQPLWFVSHKDWLEYSPTTDALYCLPCYLFSKKPIGRPGSDVFISTGFNNWKKVKDGMNYGMNCPLIRHEGKEPNSPHKNAVKCCEDLQNYSRHIDKLIEKQTSKELENNRLRLKTSIECARWLAFQACAFRGHDESLDSKNRGNFIELIKLTSTFNDKVASVVLENAPGNAKYTSPTIQKEILHILANNVRNAIREEIGDAKFCILVDEARDESKREQMAIILRFVDKEGFIKERFFYVVHVRDTTALTLKNEICAVLSRYNLHIENIRGQGYDGANCPYAYYVHCMAHRLQLALVTASREVKDVHQFFDHLVNIINIVVGSSKRNDELQHAQAEQVENMIASNEIETGRGANQIGTLQRAGDTRWGSHFQSICSLIKMFDATCKVINTISEEGANYKQRGDAEGAYQVLTSFEFILILHLMKEIMGITNVLCQALQQQSQDLLNAMHLVSTIKSLIQKLRDDGWEPLLASVISFCEQHEIDIPDMNARYTKGRGRYRRQDDDLTMEHHFRIGIFTVAIDFQLQELKSRFCELITELVILSSALNPKDAFTLFKIVDICNLVKKYYPQDFTEHEQELLESQLRHYELDVIKHPDFQNMSTISELCRGLKISGKSKIYFLIDRLIRFVLTLPVSTATTERAFSAMKLLKTRLRNRMEDELLADNMIIYIEKEIAGNFTIEMIMDEFYSMKNRRQA; encoded by the exons ATGCCTGATGAACACACCTCCaaatgtccaaaacttcaatctgaagagatagatcgtgatccaggaacacgtaaacaaatatgtgaatttcctatcaacaaacaagatgaaattcGACGAGCTTATCTCATAAAAGGTCCATACCAACCTGAAAATATAGTCTGTCCATACAATGATGATACTCATCGTCGTCGATTTCAACCTTTATGGTTTGTTTCACATAAGGATTGGTTGGAATACTCACCTACAACGGATGCATTATATTGTCTACCTTGCTACCTTTTTAGTAAGAAACCAATAGGTCGTCCCGGATCAGATGTATTCATTTCAACAGGttttaataattggaaaaaGGTGAAAGATGGAATGAATT ATGGAATGAATTGTCCTTTAATTCGTCATGAAGGGAAAGAACCAAACTCTCCACATAAAAATGCTGTGAAATGTTGCGAGGATTTACAGAATTATTCACGACATATTGACAAGCtaattgagaaacaaacatCAAAAGAATTAGAGAATAATCGGTTGCGGCTCAAAACCTCAATAGAATGTGCTCGATGGCTAGCATTTCAAGCTTGTGCTTTTAGAGGTCATGATGAAAGCCTTGATTCAAAAAATAGAggcaattttattgaattgataaaattgACATCGACTTTCAATGACAAAGTAGCTAGTGTTGTCTTGGAAAATGCTCCTGGAAATGCCAAATATACATCACCCACAATTCAAAAGGAGATTTTGCATATTCTTGCTAATAATGTGCGAAATGCTATTCGTGAAGAAATTGGAGATGCAAAATTCTGCATTCTTGTTGATGAAGCTCGGGATGAGTCGAAGAGAGAGCAAATGGCCATCATTTTGAGATTTGTTGATAAAGAAGGTTTTATTAAAGAGCGTTTTTTTTATGTTGTGCATGTTAGAGACACTACTGCATTGACTTTAAAGAATGAGATATGTGCTGTCCTTTCTCGTTATAACCTCCACATTGAAAATATTCGAGGTCAAGGATATGATGGGGCTA ATTGTCCATATGCCTATTATGTACATTGTATGGCTCATAGGTTGCAATTAGCTCTAGTTACAGCATCTAGAGAAGTAAAAGATGTTCATCAATTCTTTGATCATTTGGTCAATATTATCAATATTGTTGTTGGTTCTAGTAAGCGTAATGATGAATTGCAACATGCTCAAGCAGAACAAGTTGAGAATATGATTGCTTCTAATGAAATTGAGACTGGAAGAGGTGCAAACCAGATTGGTACTTTGCAACGAGCTGGAGATACTAGGTGGGGATctcattttcaatctatttgtagtttgATTAAAATGTTTGACGCTACTTGCAAAGTTATTAACACTATTTCTGAGGAAGGGGCTAATTATAAACAACGCGGTGATGCCGAGGGAGCTTATCAGGTGTTAACATCATTTGAGTTTATTTTAATCTTGCATTTGATGAAAGAGATAATGGGAATTACTAATGTTctttgtcaagctttgcaaCAACAATCTCAAGACCTTTTAAATGCCATGCATTTAGTTTCAACTATAAAATCACTTATTCAAAAGTTGAGAGATGATGGATGGGAGCCTTTACTTGCTAGTGTTATATCATTTTGTGAGCAACATGAAATTGATATTCCTGATATGAATGCTCGTTACACTAAAGGTCGAGGTAGATATCGTCGTCAAGATGACGATTTAACAATGGAACATCATTTTAGAATTGGCATATTTACAGTTGCAATAGACTTTCAATTGCAAGAATTGAAAAGTAGATTTTGTGAGCTAATAACGGAACTTGTCATTCTTAGTTCAGCTTTAAATCCCAAGGATGCTTTTACATTATTCAAGATTGTTGATATATGCAATTTGGTTAAGAAATATTATCCTCAAGATTTCACTGAACATGAACAAGAACTTTTGGAGTCTCAATTGCGACATTATGAGCTTGATGTGATAAAACATCCAGATTTTCAGAATATGAGTACAATTTCCGAGCTATGTAGGGGATTAAAAATTTCAGGAAAGtcgaaaatatattttttgattgataGACTTATTCGTTTTGTGTTGACCCTTCCAGTTTCTACAGCAACTACAGAACGAGCTTTCTCAGCTATGAAGTTGTTAAAAACAAGACTTCGCAATAGAATGGAGGATGAGCTTTTGGCAGATAATATGATAATTTATATAGAGAAGGAAATTGCAGGGAATTTCACTATAGagatgataatggatgaattttattccatgaaaaatcGTCGTCAGGCATGA